Proteins co-encoded in one Harpia harpyja isolate bHarHar1 unplaced genomic scaffold, bHarHar1 primary haplotype scaffold_47a, whole genome shotgun sequence genomic window:
- the LOC128138465 gene encoding LOW QUALITY PROTEIN: poly(A) polymerase gamma-like (The sequence of the model RefSeq protein was modified relative to this genomic sequence to represent the inferred CDS: inserted 3 bases in 2 codons; substituted 1 base at 1 genomic stop codon) has product MALTANLSEEGLSAASARATGLLDRDIDAVCVAPRHVERSDXFQSFFEKLKHQEEIKNLRAVEDAYVPVVKFEFDGIEIDLVFARLSVPTVSGNLDLRDDSHLRSLDIICIRSLNGCRVTDEILHLVPNKENFWLTLCAIKLGAKRCGIYSNMLGFLGGVFWAVLVARTCQLYPNALASTLVNKFLFFSKREWPKPVLLKQHEESNLNLPVRDPRVNPSNRYHVMPIITRAYPQQNSTYNVSTSTXAVMVEELKHGPAVTNEILQGKSDWSKLFEPLNFFQKYKHYIVLTASASTEEHHLEWIGLVESKICVLVGNLERNEFISIAHVKPQSFPGNRELVNSGGYVSMWFLGIVFRKVENAESVNIDLTYVIWSFKDTVYSQANHLNVLKEGMKIEAAHVKRKHLHYFLLQKRKKQSMPCTSQNAHGLQCKRTSSDGSRLDSCRDVDSRTPDNSSSLHKVSKLDTSTAERERNAVYQKSNGTNNREKIPRVVVPSVSNGLSIPVTDSKVEATVAIRTLGPPVGCTIPGHNTISQLRAHFVQGQRELSGTLITDPKNAAPKRPYSPTTEGPHSPTSEEXPPKTSRQRKVNWPGFSIQRWWQSRRCQQQIYRQCNFEGVLLSGLTGKLNGLF; this is encoded by the exons tgTAGAAAGATCGGa ctttcagtcgttctttgaaaaactaaaacatcaagaggaaataaaaaatctaaGA gcagttgaagatgcatatgtaccagttgtcaagtttgagtttgatggcatagag attgatctcgtgtttgcaagactgtctgtgccaactgtttctggtaatcttgatctcagagatGACTCACATCTCAGAAGCTTGGATATAAtatgtatacggagcttaaatg gttgcagagttactgatgaaatactacacctagtgccaaataaagagaacttctgGCTCACGCTCTGTGCAATTAAACTGGGGGCAAaac GATGTGGCATTTACTCCAATATGCTGggatttcttggtggggttttctGGGCCGTGCTAGTAGCAAGAACGTGTCAgctctatccaaacgctttggcttctactctggttaacaagttcttgtttttttcaaaacg ggagtggccaaaacctgtattgctgaaacaacatgAAGAGAGCAATCTTAATTTACCAGTAcgggaccctagg GTGAACCCGTCAAACCGATATCATgtaatgcctatcatcacccGAGCCTATCCACAGCAGAACTCTACgtacaacgtatctacatcaacgtgagcggtaatggtagaggagctCAAACATG GTCCTGcggttacaaatgagattctccaaggaaaatcagactggtcaaagctctttgaaccactgaacttctttcagaaatacaa acattatattgtgctgactgctagtgcctctactgaagagcatcacttagagtg GATTGGCCTTGTCGAATCTAAAATTTGTGTGCTGGTTGgaaacttggagaggaatgaatttatatctattgcacatgtaaagccacagtctttccctggcaaCCGAGAGCTTGTAAACAGTgg tggatatgtgtcaatgtggtttcttggaatcgtatttaggaaagtggaaaatgcagaaagtgtTAACATTGATTTAACGTACGTTATATGGTCGTTCAAAGATACAG tttacagccaggctaaccacctcaatgtgctaaaggaaggtatgaagattgaggcagctcatgtgaagagaaagcatctccactattttttgttacagaaaagaaaaaag caaagcatgccatgtactagtcaaaatgctcatgggcttcagtgcaaaaggacttcttcagatggaagccgTTTGGACAGTTGCAGAGACGTggactccagaacaccagataattcctcTTCGTTACATAAGGTTTCTAAATTGGACACttctacagcagagagagaa AGAAATGCCGTGTATCAGAAATCTAATGGTACTAACAACAGAGAGAAGATACCTCGTGTAgttgtgccatcagtgtctaacggactctccattcctgttactgattcaa AAgtggaggctacagttgcaataagaacattgggacctccagttggtTGCACCATTCCAGGACATAACACAATTTCTCAACTCAGAGCAcattttgtccaaggacagcgtgaattaagtgggactctgattacagatcctaagaatgctgcacctaaacgaccttattcaccGACCACTGAAGGacctcattcacctacatcagaag tgcCCCCAAAAACCAGTAgacagagaaaag ttaactggccaggattcagcattcaaagatggtggcaatccagaagatgtcagcagcagatctacagacaatgtaattttgaaggggttttactcagtggactaactggaaagctgaatggactgttctag